In Ignavibacteria bacterium, the sequence AACATTTGTATTTGTGCAATTGATGAGAATACCTTTCTCCAAAATCTTTTCGACAAATATTGCCCCATCGCACGAAAGTTCAACGCCAAGCATCAATCCTTTTCCGCGAACATTTTTTATCAGCGAAGAATGTTTTTCCTTCAACAAAAAAAGTTTCTGCAAAAAATATTCGCCGACATCTTTTGCGTTTCTCATTATTCCGTTGTTCACAATTTCATTCACGGTTGCAATTCCTGCACAACACGCAACGGGATTTCCACCGAATGTTGTTCCGTGAACGCCGAAAGTAAAAACATCAGCAACCTTTTCATTTCCCAACATTGCGCCAAGAGGTAAACCACCGCCAACCGCTTTCGCAACGCAAATAATATCGGGTTGAACATTGCTATGCTCGAACGCAAAAAATTTTCCCGTGCGACCAATACCGCCTTGAATTTCATCCGCAATAATCAGAAAGCCAAATTTTTCTCGCAGTGAAAATAATGTTTCGACAAATTCTCTCGATGCGGAAACAATTCCTCCTTCGCCTTGAATAAATTCCAAAAAAATTCCCGCAGTAGTTTCGTCAATGTTTGCAAGCGCATCAGCAACATCGTTGTAACGAATCACGCTTGCATTCGGAAGAAACGGCTCGTAACCGCTTTTGTATTTTTCTTT encodes:
- a CDS encoding aminotransferase class III-fold pyridoxal phosphate-dependent enzyme, which translates into the protein KEKYKSGYEPFLPNASVIRYNDVADALANIDETTAGIFLEFIQGEGGIVSASREFVETLFSLREKFGFLIIADEIQGGIGRTGKFFAFEHSNVQPDIICVAKAVGGGLPLGAMLGNEKVADVFTFGVHGTTFGGNPVACCAGIATVNEIVNNGIMRNAKDVGEYFLQKLFLLKEKHSSLIKNVRGKGLMLGVELSCDGAIFVEKILEKGILINCTNTNVLRLLPPLILSKAQVDVAVNVFDEVFANYANQN